In Lewinellaceae bacterium, a single window of DNA contains:
- a CDS encoding glucosaminidase domain-containing protein: protein MDLTPIQNAREKAFRAGRQLNQNIQKYWLRAVLLGIAIYLVHEKDLAIDLQLSNIPAAAFHLGSVDESPATVSAQPASLPLPTAKASGGELPAPRAVPASYDGPAVNVSNLANTYSNLSNEQKGMANNENEALLAEKRRKQLKYVKRFEKVARSEMDSYGIPASITLAQGLLESNVGESKLATHNKNHFGIKCFSRSCQKGHCSNFTDDSHKDFFRIYKSSWESYRAHSLLLKRSDRYRQLFQLSKTDYRGWAHGLTMAGYATDKQYGQKLITLIEDLDLHQYDQ, encoded by the coding sequence ATGGACCTTACACCTATACAAAATGCCAGGGAAAAAGCTTTCCGGGCCGGCCGGCAACTCAACCAGAACATTCAGAAATACTGGCTAAGAGCCGTATTATTGGGTATTGCCATTTACCTGGTTCACGAAAAGGACCTCGCCATTGACCTTCAGCTGAGCAATATTCCGGCGGCAGCCTTTCATTTGGGAAGCGTTGACGAATCGCCGGCTACCGTGAGCGCTCAACCGGCAAGCCTTCCTCTGCCCACAGCCAAAGCTTCTGGTGGGGAACTCCCTGCGCCCAGGGCCGTACCGGCAAGTTACGACGGGCCGGCCGTTAACGTCAGCAACCTGGCCAATACCTATTCCAACCTCAGCAATGAGCAGAAAGGAATGGCCAACAATGAAAACGAGGCGCTGTTGGCGGAAAAGCGCCGCAAACAGCTCAAATACGTTAAACGCTTTGAGAAAGTCGCCCGGTCGGAGATGGACAGCTACGGCATCCCCGCCAGCATTACGCTGGCGCAGGGGCTTCTGGAAAGCAACGTGGGAGAGAGTAAGCTGGCAACCCACAACAAAAACCACTTCGGCATAAAATGTTTTTCCCGCAGTTGCCAAAAAGGGCACTGCAGCAACTTCACGGATGACAGCCACAAAGACTTTTTCCGAATTTACAAAAGCAGCTGGGAAAGTTACCGCGCCCACAGCCTGCTCCTGAAACGCTCCGACCGCTACCGCCAATTGTTCCAGCTTAGCAAAACCGACTACCGGGGCTGGGCGCATGGGTTGACGATGGCCGGTTATGCTACGGACAAACAATACGGCCAGAAATTGATCACCCTCATCGAGGACCTCGACCTGCATCAATACGACCAGTAG
- a CDS encoding OmpH family outer membrane protein: MMKKTLLLSALVILGAVVSFAQEKYGHLNFGNLISSMEETKAADSELEAYRKQLVAKGEEMAVKFKEDYQAVIKEAQAGNLTPAQQQEKEQELSQRRDEIVAYEQEVRQKVDAKRQELLTPIINNAEAAVKEVAKKNGYVLIFDTSVYNAVLFAQDADDVMPMVKASLGIKEPVEK, from the coding sequence ATGATGAAAAAAACCTTATTGTTGTCTGCCCTCGTAATATTGGGGGCCGTGGTTTCTTTTGCCCAGGAAAAATACGGGCACCTCAATTTTGGAAACCTCATATCCTCCATGGAAGAAACCAAAGCGGCGGACAGCGAGCTGGAAGCCTACCGGAAACAATTGGTAGCCAAGGGCGAGGAAATGGCGGTAAAGTTCAAGGAAGACTACCAGGCCGTTATTAAAGAGGCGCAGGCAGGCAACCTCACTCCTGCCCAGCAGCAGGAGAAAGAGCAGGAACTGAGCCAGAGAAGAGATGAAATCGTAGCCTACGAGCAGGAGGTAAGGCAAAAAGTAGACGCCAAGCGCCAGGAACTGCTTACCCCGATCATCAACAACGCGGAGGCAGCGGTGAAAGAGGTGGCTAAGAAAAACGGTTACGTTCTGATCTTCGACACCAGTGTTTACAATGCCGTGCTATTTGCACAGGACGCTGATGATGTCATGCCGATGGTGAAAGCGAGCCTCGGCATTAAAGAGCCGGTGGAGAAATAG
- a CDS encoding site-2 protease family protein yields MKGAVQIAKFFGIPVQVHWTFVLIFVYVFYEGMGKSLSWGEMGWIMVFVLALFACVVLHEYGHALTARRFGVDTRDIILSPIGGVARLDRLPEQPMHEFLVAIAGPLVNIAIGAVLSFIPLLSSEESRQNFINFFMQVLYPQSNFFVSDPSPFQYFVFGLVALNVVLAVFNLLPAFPMDGGRVLRALLSLRLGRMRATQIAVYIGQLIAVLLMAYGLWNFHFITALIGLFVFVTAANEYRMVKLDGVLEDHKVSDVLRPQFTKLYTRDPLHLAMGPLSQGIEHNFLVFDEWQNLVGILPEERILEAAKQEQEGSGQPLLAGQLASHRFEAILASDSLKSLFPKIQWKGHRILPVYDKGKLVGVVDKNALNNFIALQAKLQRKNSPSRLWQGLFQRKSRLENN; encoded by the coding sequence ATGAAAGGAGCTGTTCAAATTGCCAAGTTTTTTGGAATACCGGTACAGGTGCACTGGACTTTCGTCCTGATCTTCGTATATGTCTTCTACGAAGGCATGGGCAAATCCCTGAGTTGGGGAGAAATGGGATGGATAATGGTCTTTGTCCTGGCCCTGTTCGCCTGTGTGGTGTTGCACGAGTATGGCCATGCCCTTACTGCCCGCCGTTTCGGCGTCGACACCCGCGATATTATCCTTTCTCCCATCGGCGGGGTTGCGCGGTTGGACCGGTTGCCCGAACAGCCCATGCACGAGTTTCTGGTGGCCATTGCCGGCCCTTTGGTCAATATTGCGATCGGAGCCGTGCTCTCTTTTATCCCGCTGTTGTCTTCTGAGGAGAGCCGCCAGAATTTTATCAACTTTTTCATGCAGGTGCTCTACCCCCAAAGCAACTTCTTTGTATCCGACCCTTCGCCCTTTCAATATTTTGTCTTCGGCCTGGTGGCGCTTAATGTCGTCCTGGCTGTATTCAACCTGCTCCCCGCATTTCCGATGGATGGCGGGCGGGTGTTGCGGGCGCTGTTGTCTCTGCGCCTGGGCCGGATGCGGGCCACCCAAATTGCCGTCTACATCGGGCAGTTGATCGCCGTGCTGCTTATGGCTTATGGACTGTGGAATTTTCATTTCATCACCGCGCTGATCGGCCTTTTTGTCTTTGTCACCGCCGCCAACGAGTACCGGATGGTGAAACTCGACGGCGTGCTGGAAGACCATAAGGTCAGTGACGTGCTGCGGCCACAGTTTACCAAGCTTTATACCCGCGACCCGCTTCACCTCGCGATGGGGCCGCTGAGCCAGGGCATTGAGCACAACTTTCTGGTCTTCGACGAGTGGCAGAACCTGGTCGGCATCCTTCCGGAAGAACGGATACTGGAAGCGGCCAAACAGGAACAGGAAGGAAGCGGGCAACCCCTGCTCGCCGGACAGCTGGCCAGCCACCGCTTTGAAGCCATACTGGCTTCTGATTCTCTGAAATCGCTGTTCCCGAAGATACAGTGGAAAGGCCACCGGATATTGCCGGTTTACGACAAAGGGAAACTGGTAGGAGTGGTCGACAAAAACGCGTTGAACAATTTCATCGCTTTACAGGCAAAACTGCAAAGAAAAAATAGCCCTTCCCGTCTCTGGCAAGGGCTATTCCAGCGCAAAAGCAGGCTGGAAAATAATTAA
- a CDS encoding acyl-CoA dehydrogenase encodes MFFELNEEQLAVQEAAREFAQKDLKPGVIERDSKGLYPKEEVRKMGELGFMGMMASPEYGGGGMDTLSYVLAMEEISKVDSSCSVIMSVNNSLVCWGLETFGTEEQKSKYLPRLASGEWIGAFCLSEPEAGSDATSQRTTAVDMGDHYLLNGTKNWITNGGSSRLHLVIAQTNPEAGHRGINAFIVETDWDGVAIGAKEDKLGIRASDTHTIMYTDVKVPKENRIGEDGFGFKFAMKTLSGGRIGIAAQALGIAGGAYELALDYSKQREAFGKPISKHQAIAFKLADMATEIEAAKLMVYRAAWLKDQGMDYDTASAMAKLYASEVAMRHTVEAVQIHGGYGYVKEYHVERLMRDAKITQIYEGTSEIQRIVISRAILEGQLYLPIFGSAMEQKV; translated from the coding sequence ATGTTTTTTGAATTAAACGAAGAGCAACTGGCCGTGCAGGAAGCGGCCCGCGAATTTGCCCAGAAAGACCTCAAGCCCGGCGTGATCGAGCGCGACTCCAAGGGATTGTACCCCAAAGAGGAAGTACGCAAAATGGGAGAACTGGGCTTTATGGGCATGATGGCCTCACCGGAATATGGCGGCGGCGGCATGGATACCCTGTCTTATGTGCTGGCCATGGAGGAAATCTCCAAAGTAGACAGCTCCTGTTCCGTCATCATGTCGGTCAACAACTCCCTGGTGTGCTGGGGGCTGGAAACCTTCGGCACGGAAGAGCAAAAATCGAAGTACCTGCCCAGGTTGGCCAGCGGCGAATGGATCGGGGCTTTTTGCCTTTCCGAGCCCGAAGCCGGCAGCGACGCCACCAGCCAGCGCACCACCGCTGTTGACATGGGCGACCACTACCTGCTCAACGGCACCAAAAACTGGATTACCAACGGTGGCTCCTCCAGGCTGCACCTCGTCATCGCCCAAACCAACCCGGAAGCCGGCCACCGCGGTATCAATGCCTTTATAGTAGAAACGGATTGGGATGGGGTGGCCATCGGCGCCAAAGAAGACAAACTGGGCATCCGCGCCTCGGATACCCACACCATTATGTATACCGACGTGAAAGTGCCCAAGGAAAACCGCATCGGCGAAGACGGCTTTGGCTTCAAGTTCGCTATGAAAACCCTCTCCGGCGGCCGCATCGGCATCGCCGCCCAGGCCCTGGGCATCGCCGGCGGCGCTTACGAGCTGGCTCTCGACTACTCCAAACAGCGCGAAGCCTTCGGCAAACCGATCAGCAAACACCAGGCCATCGCTTTCAAACTGGCGGATATGGCTACCGAGATCGAGGCCGCCAAACTGATGGTCTACCGCGCTGCCTGGCTAAAAGATCAGGGCATGGACTACGACACTGCCAGTGCGATGGCTAAATTATATGCTTCGGAAGTAGCCATGCGCCACACCGTGGAAGCGGTGCAAATTCACGGTGGTTATGGCTACGTGAAGGAATACCACGTCGAACGGTTGATGCGCGACGCCAAGATCACCCAGATTTACGAAGGTACTTCGGAAATACAGCGCATCGTGATTTCCAGGGCTATCCTGGAGGGGCAACTTTACTTGCCGATCTTTGGCAGCGCTATGGAGCAGAAGGTGTGA
- a CDS encoding transketolase encodes MLENPTTIPVQGASGKEEVLQDYFTCVLSREVSTAIRKEALTGKAKFGVSDDGKELFQVALAKAFRKGDFRSDYYRGHTLLFALELAHAEQHFAQLYADADNDPFSGGRQMNNHHATPLLGEQGEWLPTLDQHNLSSDISTTAGQMARGIGLALASKKYRQCPELAGTPFSDHGNEVVFTNIGDASTSEGAFWEVMNAAAVQQVPMVVTVVDDGYGISVPKHLQTVKGSISLALNGFQAEADTNGIEVFHVNGWDYPALCTTYRKATALARRKHIPVLIHVDELTQPQGHSTSGSHERYKSRERLEWEKAYDCNRQFRFWILENGLASEEELAGLETRARKQVRAARDRAWKTYNSPIRQTWKEMQGTFRQVATRARQKGRAEGICLELEQLYNPVRADIVRCIRRMLFATRGEDNPARQELELFLASVRDTMQERYHTHLYSETGRSALKVPVVPPRYSASSLFKNGYEILNTFFDKMLEKYPHLFAFGEDVGKIGDVNQGFSGLQQKYGEARVFDTGIREWTIAGYAIGMAMRGLRPIAEIQYLDYLIHALSPLSDDLATLRYRTKGMQAAPAIIRTRGHRLEGIWHSGSPMSVLLGSLRGLHILVPRNMVQAAGMYHTLLQSDDPALVIECLNGYRQKEQLPDNMGQYTVPLGMPETLQEGSDITLVTYGACVRIAQEAIRLLEEDGISVELIDVQTLLPFDLEHRITASLKKTNRILFLDEDVPGGATAYMMQQVLDVQGGYRWLDSPPVTISAQAHRPPFGTDGDYFSKPNAEDVYERAFEMVREAEPGRWG; translated from the coding sequence ATTTTGGAAAACCCAACCACCATTCCAGTTCAGGGCGCCTCTGGTAAAGAAGAGGTGCTACAGGATTATTTCACCTGTGTCCTCAGCCGGGAGGTGAGCACTGCCATTCGCAAGGAAGCATTAACCGGCAAGGCCAAATTTGGGGTTTCTGATGACGGGAAAGAGCTTTTCCAGGTTGCGCTGGCCAAAGCTTTCCGGAAGGGAGATTTTCGCTCCGATTATTACCGGGGGCATACCCTGCTATTCGCTTTAGAACTGGCCCATGCCGAGCAGCATTTCGCCCAGCTTTACGCCGATGCGGACAACGATCCCTTCTCCGGCGGCCGGCAGATGAACAACCACCACGCCACTCCGCTGCTCGGGGAGCAGGGCGAGTGGTTGCCTACTCTCGATCAGCACAACCTGTCCTCCGATATTTCCACTACAGCCGGCCAGATGGCCCGCGGCATTGGCCTGGCGCTGGCCTCCAAGAAATACCGGCAATGCCCGGAACTCGCCGGCACGCCTTTTTCAGACCATGGCAACGAAGTTGTTTTTACCAATATCGGAGACGCCAGCACCTCCGAGGGCGCCTTCTGGGAAGTGATGAATGCCGCCGCAGTTCAGCAGGTTCCTATGGTCGTTACGGTGGTCGATGACGGCTACGGCATTTCCGTACCCAAACACCTTCAAACCGTTAAGGGAAGCATCTCCCTGGCGCTTAACGGCTTTCAGGCCGAGGCCGATACCAATGGCATTGAGGTTTTTCACGTCAATGGCTGGGATTATCCTGCCCTGTGCACTACCTATCGGAAGGCTACTGCTTTGGCCCGCAGAAAACATATTCCCGTCCTTATCCACGTCGACGAACTCACCCAGCCTCAGGGGCACTCTACCTCGGGGTCTCATGAACGTTATAAATCGAGGGAACGCCTGGAATGGGAAAAAGCCTACGATTGCAACCGGCAATTTCGCTTTTGGATATTGGAAAACGGGCTGGCCAGCGAGGAGGAACTCGCCGGCCTGGAAACCCGGGCCCGCAAGCAGGTAAGAGCCGCCCGCGACCGTGCCTGGAAAACTTATAACAGCCCCATCCGGCAAACCTGGAAAGAAATGCAGGGAACTTTCCGGCAGGTGGCTACTCGGGCCCGGCAAAAAGGACGGGCGGAAGGCATCTGCCTGGAATTGGAGCAATTGTACAACCCCGTCCGGGCAGATATTGTGCGCTGTATCCGGCGCATGCTTTTCGCTACCCGGGGCGAAGACAACCCCGCCCGTCAGGAGCTAGAGTTGTTCCTGGCCTCGGTGCGCGATACTATGCAGGAGCGCTATCACACCCACTTGTACAGTGAAACTGGCCGTTCGGCATTGAAAGTGCCGGTGGTTCCGCCCCGTTATTCGGCGTCCAGCCTGTTCAAAAACGGATACGAAATACTGAATACTTTTTTCGATAAGATGCTGGAAAAGTACCCCCACCTCTTCGCTTTCGGCGAAGATGTGGGCAAGATCGGCGATGTGAACCAGGGGTTTTCCGGCCTGCAGCAAAAATACGGGGAAGCCCGCGTCTTCGATACCGGTATCCGGGAATGGACTATTGCCGGTTATGCCATTGGAATGGCCATGCGTGGCCTGCGGCCGATCGCCGAAATCCAATACCTCGATTACCTGATCCACGCCCTTTCGCCCCTTTCCGATGACCTGGCCACCCTCCGCTACCGCACTAAAGGGATGCAGGCGGCTCCGGCTATCATTCGCACCCGCGGCCACCGCCTGGAAGGCATCTGGCATTCCGGCTCCCCGATGAGTGTACTGCTGGGCTCGCTGCGGGGCCTGCACATCCTGGTTCCCCGTAATATGGTGCAGGCTGCCGGCATGTACCATACCCTGTTGCAATCGGACGACCCGGCCCTCGTCATAGAGTGCCTCAATGGCTACCGCCAGAAAGAACAACTGCCGGATAACATGGGGCAGTACACTGTGCCGCTGGGAATGCCCGAAACCCTGCAAGAGGGCAGCGACATTACCCTGGTGACTTACGGCGCCTGTGTGCGCATCGCCCAGGAGGCCATCCGCCTGCTGGAAGAAGACGGCATATCCGTAGAACTTATCGACGTACAAACCCTGCTGCCTTTCGACCTGGAGCACCGCATAACTGCTTCCCTGAAGAAAACCAACCGCATCCTTTTCCTCGACGAAGACGTACCGGGAGGCGCCACCGCCTATATGATGCAGCAGGTGCTGGATGTGCAGGGCGGCTACCGCTGGCTCGACTCACCGCCGGTAACCATCAGCGCCCAGGCTCACCGCCCGCCGTTCGGAACCGACGGGGATTATTTCTCCAAGCCCAATGCGGAGGATGTGTATGAGCGGGCTTTTGAGATGGTGAGGGAGGCGGAGCCGGGGAGGTGGGGGTAG
- a CDS encoding mevalonate kinase: protein MERYFGKLLLFGEYTIIRGSQALAMPLRRYSGAWRFAADDEPLRYSLEEFVQYLMRLKAKGALLTDMDLRRFEREVNRGLYFDSDIPVGYGAGSSGALCAAVYSRFAIQPFARGDEAHYVRLKQQLAQLEGYFHGASSGTDPLICYLDHAVLLLPNGQARLVMLPEKKAGGSGAFFLLDTGISRKTGPLVEKFLLQCEKEAFAEVLQNELELATENAIKHYLAGEREALFSEIGLISAFQYRYFQEMIPSSFRGIWKSGLDSGAFYLKLCGAGGGGFLLGYCEDEEKAKAGIGAGEYLSLSEWKI from the coding sequence ATGGAACGCTATTTCGGAAAATTGCTGCTCTTCGGAGAGTACACCATCATCCGGGGTTCCCAGGCGCTGGCCATGCCACTGCGGCGGTACAGCGGAGCCTGGCGGTTTGCCGCCGATGACGAACCCCTCCGCTACAGCCTGGAGGAGTTTGTGCAGTACCTGATGCGGTTGAAGGCTAAGGGAGCGCTGCTCACGGATATGGACCTCCGGCGCTTCGAACGGGAAGTCAACCGTGGCCTATATTTTGATTCCGACATCCCGGTGGGGTACGGCGCCGGCAGTTCAGGGGCGCTCTGCGCAGCAGTGTACAGCCGGTTTGCCATCCAGCCGTTTGCCAGAGGTGACGAGGCCCACTACGTCCGGCTCAAGCAGCAGCTGGCGCAATTGGAAGGCTACTTCCACGGAGCCAGTTCCGGCACAGATCCGCTGATCTGTTACCTGGATCACGCAGTATTGCTTTTGCCCAACGGGCAAGCCCGGTTGGTGATGTTGCCCGAGAAGAAAGCCGGCGGAAGCGGCGCTTTTTTCCTGCTGGATACCGGCATCAGCCGAAAGACCGGGCCGTTGGTGGAAAAATTCCTGCTTCAATGCGAAAAGGAAGCCTTCGCCGAAGTCTTGCAAAATGAACTGGAGCTGGCGACGGAAAATGCCATAAAGCATTATCTGGCCGGCGAGCGGGAAGCGCTGTTTTCCGAAATTGGCCTGATTTCAGCCTTTCAGTACCGGTATTTCCAGGAAATGATCCCTTCCTCTTTTCGCGGCATCTGGAAGAGCGGGCTGGATTCCGGAGCCTTTTATCTGAAGCTTTGCGGAGCCGGCGGCGGCGGATTTTTGCTGGGATACTGCGAAGACGAAGAGAAAGCAAAGGCAGGCATTGGTGCAGGAGAGTATCTTTCCTTGTCTGAATGGAAAATTTAG
- a CDS encoding inositol monophosphatase family protein: MNKEILEFMKSMAREAGQVMMERLHGDYQVYVKPDRSRVTDVDLAISEKVQEAVARQFPHIGLYSEESSKKEILPGRPYFIVDELDGTSSYIDDKTGFSHQAAYFEPGKGLQIGLIYYPWNDALLYAVKGEGAYLEQEGETRRLAPPPPKPFHQLTYYHSARYRGEKYIELFRSLGVGDNRIVRTDARRSLLMALGQLDVCLRLRFRIAIWDLAGEQTILEELGFSHCYFDGSPIRFGHEPPRGNRGYLLCPAQWKEKFLEELPGLLPREQKP, translated from the coding sequence ATGAATAAGGAAATCCTCGAATTTATGAAATCGATGGCCCGCGAGGCCGGCCAGGTTATGATGGAGCGGCTCCATGGAGATTACCAGGTGTATGTCAAACCAGACCGTTCGAGAGTGACGGATGTAGATTTGGCCATCTCCGAAAAAGTGCAGGAAGCGGTGGCCCGGCAATTCCCCCATATCGGGCTGTACAGCGAGGAATCCTCCAAAAAGGAAATTTTGCCCGGAAGGCCCTATTTCATCGTCGACGAGCTGGACGGCACCAGTTCTTATATCGACGACAAAACCGGCTTCTCGCACCAGGCGGCGTATTTCGAGCCGGGGAAAGGCCTACAGATCGGGCTTATTTATTACCCCTGGAATGATGCTTTGCTCTACGCCGTCAAGGGAGAAGGCGCCTACCTGGAGCAGGAAGGCGAAACCCGCCGCCTGGCTCCGCCGCCGCCCAAGCCATTTCACCAGCTCACCTACTACCATTCGGCCCGTTACCGGGGCGAAAAATACATCGAGTTGTTCCGATCCCTGGGCGTGGGCGACAACCGCATCGTGCGGACCGATGCCCGCCGCAGCCTGCTCATGGCGCTGGGGCAGCTCGATGTATGCCTGCGCCTGAGGTTCCGCATTGCCATCTGGGACCTGGCCGGCGAGCAAACCATCCTCGAAGAGTTGGGCTTCAGCCATTGCTATTTCGATGGCAGCCCGATACGCTTTGGCCACGAACCGCCCCGCGGCAACCGCGGTTATCTGTTGTGCCCGGCCCAATGGAAGGAGAAATTTCTGGAAGAACTGCCGGGGCTGCTGCCCAGGGAGCAAAAACCATAA
- a CDS encoding serine/threonine protein phosphatase — translation MRRLAISDIHGCRRTFEALLERLAFTTADELFLLGDYIDRGPDSKGVIDQILKLKTEGYQVHCLRGNHEALLLDALGGLRDEHLLWLQNGGDATMSSFGLPTAASPHLLPEEYIQFLDQLEWYFETEGYILAHAGLDFRAAEPLHARHALLWIRNWHEQIDREWLQGRVVVHGHTPIPGPMIAKQLKKLEKVPALDIDAGCVFNGNYLNQLCAFDLDNRRLHFQKNIESDE, via the coding sequence ATGAGGCGCCTGGCCATTTCAGACATACACGGATGCCGCCGGACCTTTGAAGCCCTGTTGGAGCGCCTGGCTTTCACTACAGCCGACGAGCTCTTCCTGCTGGGGGATTACATCGACCGGGGGCCGGACAGCAAGGGCGTCATCGATCAAATCCTGAAATTAAAAACAGAGGGCTACCAGGTGCACTGCCTGCGCGGCAACCACGAGGCGCTGCTCCTGGATGCCCTCGGCGGGCTGAGGGACGAACACCTGCTCTGGTTGCAAAATGGAGGCGATGCCACGATGAGCAGCTTCGGTTTGCCCACTGCTGCTTCCCCTCACCTCCTTCCGGAGGAATACATCCAATTTCTGGATCAACTGGAGTGGTATTTCGAGACAGAAGGTTATATTCTGGCCCATGCCGGCCTGGATTTCCGGGCGGCGGAACCGCTGCACGCCCGGCATGCCTTGCTCTGGATCCGAAACTGGCATGAACAGATCGACCGGGAGTGGCTGCAGGGCAGAGTCGTCGTGCACGGCCATACGCCCATCCCGGGGCCAATGATCGCAAAGCAATTAAAAAAACTGGAAAAAGTGCCTGCTTTGGACATCGATGCCGGCTGTGTATTCAACGGCAATTACCTGAACCAGCTCTGCGCTTTCGACCTGGACAACCGCCGGCTCCATTTCCAGAAAAATATCGAATCCGATGAATAA
- a CDS encoding HIT family protein → MPSECIFCRIIEGSLPASIVYEDGQAVAFMDIMPINPGHILVVPKTHAPELSNLDEDTGAHLFRVAMRLEKALRASGLQCEGTNLLQNNGAEAWQEVMHVHLHIIPRFRGDGVKVHFGQKQAPRAHLDQWAEQVKAYLQS, encoded by the coding sequence ATGCCATCCGAGTGTATCTTTTGCCGCATCATCGAAGGCAGCCTGCCGGCCAGCATCGTCTACGAAGACGGGCAGGCCGTAGCCTTTATGGATATTATGCCGATCAACCCCGGCCATATACTGGTTGTTCCCAAAACACACGCTCCGGAACTCAGCAATCTGGACGAAGATACGGGCGCTCATCTGTTCCGGGTGGCGATGCGCCTGGAAAAGGCCCTGCGGGCTTCCGGGCTACAGTGCGAGGGGACTAACCTGCTGCAGAACAACGGCGCGGAGGCCTGGCAGGAGGTGATGCACGTGCACCTGCACATCATTCCCCGCTTCCGGGGCGACGGGGTGAAGGTGCATTTCGGCCAAAAGCAGGCGCCCCGGGCGCATCTCGATCAATGGGCGGAACAGGTCAAAGCCTATCTTCAATCATGA
- a CDS encoding molybdenum cofactor biosynthesis protein MoaE yields MIDIQLLHTPLQPQQCINFVTSESAGGIDVFIGTVRNQTKGKRVVRLEFEAYEPMAISEMRKIAEQVKMRWPAEKIAFHHRAGTLYPGEIAVVIAVSTPHRKASFEACQYAIDTLKETVPIWKKEVFEDGEVWVAAHP; encoded by the coding sequence ATGATCGACATACAATTGCTTCACACCCCACTTCAACCCCAGCAGTGCATCAATTTCGTGACCAGCGAAAGCGCCGGCGGCATCGACGTGTTCATCGGCACGGTGCGCAACCAGACCAAAGGCAAACGGGTAGTGCGCCTGGAGTTTGAAGCGTATGAGCCCATGGCGATATCTGAAATGCGCAAGATCGCCGAGCAGGTAAAGATGCGCTGGCCAGCTGAAAAGATCGCCTTCCACCACCGCGCCGGTACCTTGTATCCGGGAGAAATAGCCGTCGTCATTGCCGTGTCCACGCCCCACCGCAAAGCATCCTTCGAGGCCTGCCAGTACGCCATCGACACCCTCAAAGAAACCGTGCCCATCTGGAAAAAGGAGGTATTTGAGGACGGGGAGGTTTGGGTGGCGGCGCATCCGTAG
- a CDS encoding DUF481 domain-containing protein, whose amino-acid sequence MKHLLQLLLLFLPVMAFTQVVNTEKLRLDKEEKGFFGEASLDLGLARNRAGQTVRLGTSARLELRRGAHRWMALGAYNLTQFNDVDEPGSAPKNFANNGFGHLRYNYRANRWLTWEAFAQAQYDRIQQIDLRLLAGTGPRLRLVKTDSAQLYFGALYMFEHEESRNEFEEPEAFTERLFLDDHRLSTYLSTGLRITSYLTINHVTYFQPNLSNFSDFRISSETSLSVKLTNRLSLRTYFQLIYDTAPLVPVPNAMYVLNNGFSLVL is encoded by the coding sequence ATGAAACATTTACTACAACTGCTACTGCTATTTCTTCCCGTTATGGCCTTCACTCAAGTCGTCAACACCGAAAAGCTGCGCCTCGACAAAGAAGAAAAAGGCTTCTTCGGCGAAGCCAGCCTCGACCTCGGCCTGGCGCGCAACCGCGCCGGGCAAACTGTCCGCCTGGGCACCAGCGCCCGGCTGGAGTTGCGGCGCGGCGCTCATCGCTGGATGGCGCTCGGCGCCTACAACCTCACCCAGTTCAACGACGTGGACGAGCCGGGATCGGCGCCCAAGAACTTCGCCAACAACGGTTTCGGCCACCTGCGCTACAACTACCGCGCCAACCGATGGCTGACCTGGGAGGCCTTTGCGCAAGCCCAGTACGACCGGATACAGCAGATCGACCTGCGCCTGCTGGCCGGCACCGGGCCCCGCCTGCGCCTGGTGAAAACGGACTCCGCCCAGCTCTACTTCGGGGCCTTGTATATGTTCGAACACGAAGAATCCAGGAATGAGTTTGAAGAGCCGGAAGCTTTTACCGAGCGCCTTTTCCTCGACGACCACCGCCTCAGCACTTACCTCTCCACCGGGCTTCGCATCACGTCTTACCTGACCATCAACCACGTGACCTATTTCCAGCCCAATCTCAGCAATTTCTCCGATTTCCGCATCTCCTCGGAGACCAGCCTGTCCGTCAAACTGACCAACCGGCTCTCCCTGCGCACTTATTTCCAACTGATCTACGATACCGCACCCCTCGTGCCGGTGCCCAATGCGATGTATGTGCTGAACAATGGGTTTAGCCTGGTGCTTTAA